A portion of the Cryptomeria japonica chromosome 5, Sugi_1.0, whole genome shotgun sequence genome contains these proteins:
- the LOC131875842 gene encoding uncharacterized protein LOC131875842, translated as MVPQMLSRLWSYFVFVSSKKARLTGQSPDGREAALLNYVLNKAEEGNAQAVLAAIDDYTQSVWMMNIGKHKGSILESAVHRCEPKLALELGAYCGYSAIRIASKMTKPGSKLISIEVNPNNCNVAKEIVIHAGVASKVEVMEGTVSDKVEDLCEMLDDEGVPQFDFILMDHSKQSYLSDFLVLKERGMIGKGTVIVSNNVDSDFSNYLRTKTNELESEEHKCCAEYLSLLPSIITVSTFKADLPISVRT; from the exons ATGGTTCCACAGATGCTGTCAAGGCTGTGGTCATACTTTGTGTTTGTGTCAAGCAAGAAGGCAAGGCTCACAGGGCAGTCCCCTGATGGCAGGGAAGCAGCCCTGCTTAACTATGTTCTTAACAAGGCAGAGGAAGGTAATGCACAGGCTGTCTTGGCTGCCATTGATGATTACACTCAGAGTGTTTGGATGATGAACATTGGCAAGCACAAGGGTTCCATTCTGGAATCTGCAGTGCATAGATGTGAACCCAAATTGGCCTTAGAGCTGGGAGCTTATTGTGGGTATTCAGCCATTAGGATTGCTTCCAAGATGACAAAGCCTGGTAGCAAGCTGATCTCTATAGAAGTGAATCCCAATAATTGCAATGTTGCCAAAGAAATCGTAATTCATGCAG GGGTTGCATCAAAGGTGGAAGTCATGGAAGGAACAGTGAGTGACAAAGTGGAGGACTTGTGTGAGATGTTAGATGATGAAGGGGTTCCACAGTTTGATTTTATATTGATGGATCACTCCAAGCAAAGTTACTTGTCAGATTTCTTGGTGCTCAAGGAGCGAGGAATGATTGGGAAAGGAACTGTCATTGTGTCCAACAATGTGGATTCAGATTTCTCCAACTATCTGCGAACTAAAACTAATGAATTGGAGAGTGAAGAACACAAGTGTTGTGCAGAGTACTTGAGTCTCCTTCCATCTATTATCACTGTTTCCACTTTCAAGGCTGATCTTCCCATCTCTGTTAGGACATAA